In the Diprion similis isolate iyDipSimi1 chromosome 2, iyDipSimi1.1, whole genome shotgun sequence genome, one interval contains:
- the LOC124416523 gene encoding excitatory amino acid transporter 3-like isoform X2: MAPRRLKGCISENLLTILTVCGVVGGTILGLILRNVKNPNEWTKREILYIQFTGDLFLRMLKALILPLIVSSIVSAIGSLDLSLSGKIGARSIYYYATTTVCAVILGIFLVLVIRPGEIGNAVYEADHSKAPMRNVTTEDTLLDLIRNIFPPNLVQACTSQYRTELVDPHNESIPLKEWEIEHNYADGTNTLGLVIFAIVLGITLAKMGEVGKPLFDFFNALSEAMMLITGWVIWISPIGVLFLVASKLLEIADLGEIVGKLGIYFAVVLLGLFLHGFGTLSIIFYVCTRELPFRAISQMGQVLVTAFGTASSSATLPISLQCLDQMGLDPRITRFVVPIGATINMDGTALYEAVAAIFIAQIREVELSIGSVIAISVTATAASIGAAGIPQAGLVTMVMVLDTVGLPAQDVTLIIAVDWLLDRFRTTINVMCDLLGACIIEKMSKGELAAAELRQQEESVELTHLRKSEA; encoded by the exons ATGGCACCGCGGAGACTGAAGGGTTGCATTTCGGAAAATCTCCTCACGATTTTGACGGTCTGCGGTGTCGTAGGAGGAACAATTCTTGGACTCATATTAAGAAACGTCAAGAACCCCAACGAATGGACGAAACGCGAAATTCTATACATCCAGTTCACCGGAGATTTGTTCCTTCGGATGCTGAAGGCTCTGATCCTGCCTCTCATCGTCTCGAGCATCGTCTCTGCCATCGGGAGTCTGGATCTCTCGTTGTCAG GAAAAATTGGAGCCCGctcgatttattattatgcTACAACGACGGTGTGCGCTGTCATTCTGGGGATCTTTTTGGTCCTCGTGATTCGTCCCGGGGAAATTGGAAACGCCGTATACGAAGCCGATCACTCAAAGGCACCCATGAGAAATGTCACGACGGAAGATACGTTGCTCGATTTGATCAG GAACATCTTCCCGCCGAATCTAGTTCAGGCCTGCACTAG TCAGTACCGAACTGAGTTGGTGGATCCTCACAACGAGTCTA TTCCTTTGAAAGAGTGGGAAATCGAGCACAACTACGCAGATGGTACAAACACCCTGGGTCTCGTGATATTCGCAATCGTGTTGGGAATAACTCTGGCCAAGATGGGGGAAGTCGGTAAACCACTTTTCGACTTCTTCAACGCGCTCTCCGAAGCGATGATGCTCATCACTGGCTGGGTGATCTG GATCTCGCCCATCGGTGTCCTGTTCCTGGTCGCCTCGAAGCTCCTGGAAATCGCTGATCTCGGTGAGATAGTCGGTAAGCTAGGCATCTACTTCGCCGTGGTCCTCCTGGGTCTCTTCCTCCACGGTTTCGGCACACTATCGATAATCTTCTACGTCTGCACTCGGGAGCTGCCCTTCAGGGCGATCAGTCAGATGGGTCAGGTTTTGGTAACAGCGTTCGGAACAGCTTCAAG TTCCGCCACCTTGCCCATCAGTCTTCAATGCCTGGACCAAATGGGACTCGATCCCAGAATCACGAGGTTCGTCGTCCCCATCGGAGCCACCATCAACATGGACGGTACCGCTTTGTACGAGGCTGTTGCCGCCATTTTCATTGCCCAGATCAGGGAGGTGGAGCTTAGTATTGGGAGTGTCATTGCCATAAG TGTTACTGCGACTGCGGCTAGTATCGGAGCTGCCGGTATCCCCCAGGCTGGTCTTGTGACGATGGTCATGGTACTAGACACCGTTGGCTTGCCCGCCCAAGACGTCACTCTAATCATCGCTGTCGATTGGCTCCT CGACCGATTCCGTACAACGATAAACGTGATGTGCGATCTGCTAGGAGCTTGCATAATAGAGAAAATGAGTAAAGGAGAGCTTGCAGCGGCGGAGTTACGTCAACAGGAGGAAAGCGTGGAGCTTACTCATCTGAGGAAATCAGAAGCGTGA
- the LOC124416523 gene encoding excitatory amino acid transporter 3-like isoform X1, protein MAPRRLKGCISENLLTILTVCGVVGGTILGLILRNVKNPNEWTKREILYIQFTGDLFLRMLKALILPLIVSSIVSAIGSLDLSLSGKIGARSIYYYATTTVCAVILGIFLVLVIRPGEIGNAVYEADHSKAPMRNVTTEDTLLDLIRNIFPPNLVQACTSTYRTELVDPHNESIPLKEWEIEHNYADGTNTLGLVIFAIVLGITLAKMGEVGKPLFDFFNALSEAMMLITGWVIWISPIGVLFLVASKLLEIADLGEIVGKLGIYFAVVLLGLFLHGFGTLSIIFYVCTRELPFRAISQMGQVLVTAFGTASSSATLPISLQCLDQMGLDPRITRFVVPIGATINMDGTALYEAVAAIFIAQIREVELSIGSVIAISVTATAASIGAAGIPQAGLVTMVMVLDTVGLPAQDVTLIIAVDWLLDRFRTTINVMCDLLGACIIEKMSKGELAAAELRQQEESVELTHLRKSEA, encoded by the exons ATGGCACCGCGGAGACTGAAGGGTTGCATTTCGGAAAATCTCCTCACGATTTTGACGGTCTGCGGTGTCGTAGGAGGAACAATTCTTGGACTCATATTAAGAAACGTCAAGAACCCCAACGAATGGACGAAACGCGAAATTCTATACATCCAGTTCACCGGAGATTTGTTCCTTCGGATGCTGAAGGCTCTGATCCTGCCTCTCATCGTCTCGAGCATCGTCTCTGCCATCGGGAGTCTGGATCTCTCGTTGTCAG GAAAAATTGGAGCCCGctcgatttattattatgcTACAACGACGGTGTGCGCTGTCATTCTGGGGATCTTTTTGGTCCTCGTGATTCGTCCCGGGGAAATTGGAAACGCCGTATACGAAGCCGATCACTCAAAGGCACCCATGAGAAATGTCACGACGGAAGATACGTTGCTCGATTTGATCAG GAACATCTTCCCGCCGAATCTAGTTCAGGCCTGCACTAGTACG TACCGAACTGAGTTGGTGGATCCTCACAACGAGTCTA TTCCTTTGAAAGAGTGGGAAATCGAGCACAACTACGCAGATGGTACAAACACCCTGGGTCTCGTGATATTCGCAATCGTGTTGGGAATAACTCTGGCCAAGATGGGGGAAGTCGGTAAACCACTTTTCGACTTCTTCAACGCGCTCTCCGAAGCGATGATGCTCATCACTGGCTGGGTGATCTG GATCTCGCCCATCGGTGTCCTGTTCCTGGTCGCCTCGAAGCTCCTGGAAATCGCTGATCTCGGTGAGATAGTCGGTAAGCTAGGCATCTACTTCGCCGTGGTCCTCCTGGGTCTCTTCCTCCACGGTTTCGGCACACTATCGATAATCTTCTACGTCTGCACTCGGGAGCTGCCCTTCAGGGCGATCAGTCAGATGGGTCAGGTTTTGGTAACAGCGTTCGGAACAGCTTCAAG TTCCGCCACCTTGCCCATCAGTCTTCAATGCCTGGACCAAATGGGACTCGATCCCAGAATCACGAGGTTCGTCGTCCCCATCGGAGCCACCATCAACATGGACGGTACCGCTTTGTACGAGGCTGTTGCCGCCATTTTCATTGCCCAGATCAGGGAGGTGGAGCTTAGTATTGGGAGTGTCATTGCCATAAG TGTTACTGCGACTGCGGCTAGTATCGGAGCTGCCGGTATCCCCCAGGCTGGTCTTGTGACGATGGTCATGGTACTAGACACCGTTGGCTTGCCCGCCCAAGACGTCACTCTAATCATCGCTGTCGATTGGCTCCT CGACCGATTCCGTACAACGATAAACGTGATGTGCGATCTGCTAGGAGCTTGCATAATAGAGAAAATGAGTAAAGGAGAGCTTGCAGCGGCGGAGTTACGTCAACAGGAGGAAAGCGTGGAGCTTACTCATCTGAGGAAATCAGAAGCGTGA
- the LOC124416050 gene encoding cyclin-dependent kinases regulatory subunit — MARNNIYYSDKYYDDKYEYRHVVLSKELVKLVPRTHLMSEQEWRAIGVQQSQGWVHYMTHQPEPHILLFKRKITSPPPEQ; from the exons ATGGCGCGCAACAATATCTACTATTCGGACAAATATTACGACGACAAATACGAATACAG acACGTCGTCCTGTCCAAGGAGCTCGTGAAATTGGTGCCAAGGACCCATCTCATGTCCGAGCAGGAGTGGAGGGCCATTGGAGTCCAGCAGAGCCAGGGCTGGGTGCATTACATGACTCATCAACCTG AGCCACACATCCTGttattcaaaagaaaaataacttcaCCACCACCGGAGCAGTAA
- the LOC124416051 gene encoding cactin: MEKYSRGNDQHISKSNDRSRKRSVERFRRSEYTSDGERSSRKESKSRHKSVKKDDPSKKKSKKKKRSESPKRKKSLKHKNRKRTPSSSSSDSSDASTSSADSTKLLEKLQKQRKKQDEERRNQKEMLKATETPEEKRLRRLRKKEAKERKRKERMGWDNDYLHYTNTDNPFGDGNLLSTFVWSKKLEKEGLIGVSREELEARNRHKQEENKRELEKVKKRRQERELERQQREEEMALLQRGKEAAQLEQWARQEDQFHLEQARLRSRIRIQDGRAKPIDLLAKYISAEEEVDAVEMHEPYTYLRGLQIKDLEDLIEDIKVYKELERGKNLDYWNDITVIVEDELHKLRKMDRTEYEAAIGRREGIHASVAKDVTAVFKGKTATQLEALQLQIESKIIGKPEGVDIGYWESLLSQLKAHMARARLRDRHQENLRKKLEVLKAEQGVVKTESEAGDSVAPSEHSNKQDEQPSTSVTAAAENSDESESEAEAENQSAADDMLSESFNDYESGGYSPKYMTQSQLEPGTLVTLEEEDSQRLEFARSQVLNTGRKVQNVISAEEQAMHREARKNMGADEAQFSVESSLEAQIYLWSDKYRPRKPRYFNRVHTGFEWNKYNQTHYDMDNPPPKIVQGYKFNIFYPDLIDKNTTPEYFLKRNNSSLERPKTANLEEPSFLDPRLIDKLDMSMLSKELLCDSMTHIQLMHAGVGVERRRQSLNVNPPGSRREYRSDRSSVATPSNSGIISLVRQKRRSFEPLTDSEACDGRDTSLIDAMKKQSQLAIGKRITADDNNNRRSAAPGNLTPKIPVLAISKRKSSKTSLKSDVELFTGPARIAPEPCKTCGRSDQPERFHSHPAKPAIATVKVRDSNANHKAKVNAVPKSVQKPVALNFRSEKRKSETTKNSRQSVQDQKDTQGNVLPVQPSTTVPAAHPSPKRGPRSVTCYICSREFGTASFPIHEPKCLEKWERENNALPPSQRRSGPPKRPQTQPGHQDWNKVAWEQSQAQLLPCSRCGRTFLPDRLPVHQKSCKVQKKQPPAQKDEPEERIRPDRQAAGPPAASPAISTSLPRDSPMVYCNICGRSFGTRSIKIHEPQCLKRWQVENEGRPPPQRKKEQPPTSSSSSPDAPISQKKTVTCYICGRDFGSTSIAIHEPQCLRKWNIENDKLPPSQRREQPEKPDIVFTSEGDCDFIATFHRIWENHLNSLKPCRTCGRTFRNDALLKHEPHCNGSYYKKRIRRLVGVKTRRK; this comes from the exons ATGGAGAAATATTCGCGTGGAAATGACCAACACATCTCAAAATCGAACGACAGATCACGAAAAAGGTCTGTAGAAAGATTTAGACGAAGTGAATACACTAGCGATGGGGAACGTAGTTCGAGAAAGGAATCGAAATCCAGGCATAAATCTGTGAAAAAAGACGATCcttcgaaaaagaaatcgaaaaagaagaaacggtCCGAATCCCCCAAGCGGAAGAAGTCGTTGAAACACAAAAACCGCAAAAG AACTCCGTCTTCCTCGTCGAGCGACTCGTCAGATGCCTCGACCTCCTCGGCAGACTCAACAAAGCTGttggaaaaattacaaaagcaaCGAAAAAAACAGGATGAGGAGCGGAGGAATCAGAAAGAAATGTTGAAAGCAACAGAGACCCCAGAAGAAAAGAGACTACGACGCTtaaggaaaaaagaagcaaaagagCGCAAGAGAAAAGAGCGCATGGGATGGGACAATGATTATCTTCACTATACGAATACGGATAATCCTTTTGGAGACGGAAACTTATTATCCACATTCGTTTGGTCCAAGAAACTGGAAAAAGAAGGTCTAATTGGGGTCAGCAGAGAGGAACTGGAGGCCCGAAACCGACACAAGCAGGAAGAGAATAAACGTGAGTTGGAGAAAGTGAAGAAAAGGAGACAAGAAAGAGAACTGGAGAGGCAGCAACGTGAGGAAGAAATGGCACTACTTCAGAGAGGAAAAGAGGCTGCGCAACTAGAACAGTGGGCAAGGCAAGAGGATCAGTTTCACTTAGAGCAAGCGAGACTCAGGTCTAGAATTAGAATTCAAGATGGTCGGGCTAAGCCAATCGATCTCCTGGCCAAGTACATTAGTGCTGAGGAGGAAGTCGACGCTGTTGAAATGCACGAGCCTTACACGTACCTGAGAGGACTCCAAATTAAAGACTTGGAAGACCTTATTGAAGATATTAAAGTATACAAAGAACTTGAGAGGGGAAAAAACCTTGATTACTGGAACGATATAACAGTAATCGTGGAAGACGAGCTACACAAACTCAGAAAAATGGACAGGACGGAGTACGAAGCTG CTATCGGCAGAAGAGAAGGCATCCATGCATCGGTTGCTAAGGATGTGACTGCTGTATTCAAAGGAAAAACTGCAACGCAACTAGAAGCCTTGCAGCTTCAAATAGAATCCAAAATTATCGGAAAGCCTGAGGGTGTCGATATCGGTTATTGGGAAAGTCTTCTCTCACAGCTTAAAG CTCACATGGCTAGAGCAAGATTGCGGGATCGTCATCAAGAaaatttgcgaaagaaatTGGAGGTCCTAAAGGCAGAGCAAGGAGTAGTAAAGACCGAAAGTGAAGCTGGCGATTCCGTAGCCCCCAGCGAACATTCCAACAAACAAGATGAGCAGCCTTCGACAAGTGTGACTGCAGCTGCAGAAAATAGTGATGAAAGTGAATCTGA AGCTGAAGCTGAGAACCAAAGTGCTGCTGACGACATGCTGTCTGAATCTTTCAATGATTATGAGTCAGGTGGTTACTCTCCAAAGTATATGACGCAATCGCAGCTAGAGCCGGGGACGCTGGTAACTCTGGAAGAAGAAGACAGTCAACGTTTAGAGTTTGCTAGAAGTCAAGTTCTAAACACCGGGCGGAAGGTTCAAAACGTAATTAGTGCGGAAGAACAGGCGATGCACAGAGAGGCTCGGAAGAACATGGGAGCTGACGAGGCCCAGTTCAGCGTTGAATCTTCCCTTGAAGCGCAAATCTACCTTTGGTCTGACAAATACAGGCCCAGAAAGCCAAGGTATTTCAACAGGGTCCACACAGGTTTCGAATGGAACAAATACAACCAAACACACTACGACATGGACAATCCGCCACCAAAGATCGTCCAGGGttacaaattcaatattttttatccagaTCTGATCGACAAGAACACAACGCCGGAATATTTCTTG aaaagaaataa CTCCTCCCTCGAGCGGCCCAAGACGGCGAACCTCGAGGAGCCGAGCTTCCTGGATCCCCGGCTGATCGACAAGCTCGATATGTCGATGCTGAGCAAGGAACTCCTCTGCGACTCGATGACGCATATTCAGCTTATGCACGCCGGCGTGGGAGTCGAGCGGCGCAGGCAGAGCCTAAACGTCAATCCGCCCGGATCGAGGAGGGAGTACCGATCGGACAGAtcgagcgtcgcgacgccgtcgAACTCCGGGATAATATCGCTGGTCAGGCAAAAGCGGCGGAGCTTCGAGCCCCTGACGGACTCCGAGGCTTGCGACGGACGAGACACTTCGCTGATCGACGCGATGAAGAAACAGAGCCAACTGGCGATCGGCAAACGGATCACCGCCGACGACAACAACAATCGGCGATCCGCCGCGCCCGGAAACCTCACGCCGAAGATCCCCGTCCTGGCGATATCGAAGCGGAAATCGTCGAAGACGTCGCTCAAGTCGGACGTCGAGCTCTTCACGGGGCCCGCGCGCATCGCTCCGGAACCCTGCAAAACCTGCGGCAGGTCCGATCAACCAGAACGGTTCCACAGCCACCCGGCAAAACCCGCCATCGCCACGGTCAAGGTTCGCGACAGCAACGCCAACCACAAGGCCAAGGTCAACGCCGTGCCGAAGAGCGTTCAGAAGCCCGTTGCTCTCAACTTTCGAAGCGAGAAACGAAAGAGCGAGACGACAAAGAACTCGCGGCAATCCGTTCAGGATCAAAAAGACACTCAGGGTAACGTCCTGCCCGTGCAACCCTCTACCACCGTGCCTGCAGCACATCCTTCGCCTAAACGAGGACCGAGATCTGTTACGTGCTACATTTGCAGCCGGGAATTTGGCACCGCTAGCTTTCCCATTCACGAGCCGAAATGTCTGGAG AAATGGGAAAGAGAGAACAATGCCTTACCACCATCGCAGAGACGTTCTGGACCCCCGAAAAGACCCCAAACTCAACCGGGTCATCAGGATTGGAACAAAGTCGCGTGGGAACAAAGCCAG GCTCAGTTGCTTCCCTGCTCCCGTTGCGGACGGACATTTTTACCAGACCGTTTGCCGGTACACCAGAAGAGTTGCAAAGTGCAAAAGAAG CAGCCTCCGGCGCAAAAAGATGAACCTGAGGAACGAATTCGACCAGATCGACAGGCTGCAGGACCTCCGGCTGCGTCGCCCGCAATTAGCACGTCCCTCCCGAGGGATTCACCGATGGTATATTGCAACATATGCGGTCGCAGTTTCGGAACCAGGAGCATAAAGATCCACGAACCTCAGTGCCTGAAGCGTTGGCAAGTGGAAAACGAAGGCCGGCCTCCACCGCAGCGCAAGAAGGAACAACCCCCGACTTCTTCGAGCTCATCTCCG GACGCTCCTATCTCGCAGAAGAAAACTGTCACGTGTTACATATGTGGCAGAGACTTCGGCTCTACCAGTATCGCCATCCATGAACCACAGTGCCTTAGGAAATGGAACATAGAAAACGATAAGCTACCCCCTAGTCAGCGCAGAGAACAACCAGAAAAGCCGGATATCGTGTTTACTT